A window of the Bufo gargarizans isolate SCDJY-AF-19 chromosome 1, ASM1485885v1, whole genome shotgun sequence genome harbors these coding sequences:
- the LOC122931034 gene encoding dispanin subfamily A member 2b-like: protein MAITRQKDYLSLSIVSMLFCFCPLGLAALIFSLKSRDASNQNDPDTAAKHSKTAYHLNIAAMVVGIILIIIVVIANIVVVSS, encoded by the exons ATGGCCATCACAAGACAGAAGGATTACTTGTCGTTATCCATCGTAAGCATGCTCTTCTGCTTCTGCCCCCTTGGGTTGGCCGCCCTCATCTTCTCGCTGAAG TCACGAGATGCTTCCAACCAGAACGACCCGGACACAGCAGCAAAGCACTCCAAGACTGCCTACCACCTGAATATCGCCGCCATGGTGGTGGGAATCATTTTGATAATCATCGTTGTTATCGCCAACATTGTAGTAGTAAGCTCATAA